One Helicobacter cetorum MIT 00-7128 DNA window includes the following coding sequences:
- a CDS encoding (Fe-S)-binding protein: MKVNFFATCLGSAIYSNASLNAIKLLRKENLEVIFKKDQTCCGQPSYNSGYYEETKKVALHNIKLYSNNDYPIILPSGSCTGMMKHDYLELFEGHAEFNMVKDFCARVYELSEFLDNKLQVKYEDKGQPIKITWHSNCHALRVAKVITSAKNLIRQLKNVELIELEREEECCGFGGTFSVKEPEISAAMVKEKIKDIESRQVDMIVSADAGCLMNISTAMQKMGSQTKPMHFYDFLALRLGL, translated from the coding sequence TTGAAAGTCAATTTCTTTGCCACATGTCTAGGGTCTGCTATCTATAGCAACGCCTCGCTTAATGCTATCAAATTACTTCGTAAGGAAAATTTGGAAGTGATTTTTAAAAAAGACCAAACATGTTGTGGTCAGCCAAGCTACAACTCAGGATATTATGAAGAAACCAAAAAAGTTGCTTTGCATAATATCAAGCTTTATTCTAATAACGACTACCCCATTATTTTACCTAGTGGTTCATGCACGGGTATGATGAAACATGATTATTTGGAATTGTTTGAAGGGCATGCTGAATTTAATATGGTTAAAGATTTTTGTGCTAGGGTGTATGAGTTAAGCGAATTTTTAGATAACAAATTGCAAGTCAAGTATGAAGACAAGGGCCAACCCATTAAAATCACATGGCATTCAAATTGCCATGCTCTAAGAGTAGCCAAGGTTATAACTAGCGCTAAGAACCTTATTAGACAGCTTAAAAATGTAGAGCTAATTGAATTAGAGAGAGAAGAAGAATGCTGTGGGTTTGGGGGAACCTTTTCAGTCAAAGAGCCTGAAATTTCAGCGGCTATGGTAAAAGAAAAGATTAAAGACATAGAAAGCCGTCAAGTAGATATGATTGTTTCAGCAGATGCAGGGTGTTTGATGAATATTAGCACCGCTATGCAAAAAATGGGTTCTCAAACCAAACCCATGCATTTTTATGACTTCTTAGCCTTAAGACTCGGACTTTAA
- the ccoN gene encoding cytochrome-c oxidase, cbb3-type subunit I, with protein MQESTPLSYDYSISKLFLYAMIAFGIVGMLIGIVLAFELSFPGLNYIAGEYGLFGRLRPLHTNAVIYGFTLGGIWASWYYIGQRVLKITYHQHPFLKFIGLLHFWLWIVLLVLAVISLFAGVNQTKEYAELMWPLDILVVIVWVLWGISMFGSMGVRRENTIYVSLWYYIATYVGIAVMYIFNNLSIPTYFVADVGSIWHSISMYSGSNDALVQWWWGHNAVAFVFTSGLIGTIYYFLPKESGQPIFSYKLTLFSFWSLMFVYIWAGGHHLIYSTVPDWVQTLSSVFSVVLILPSWGTAINMLLTMRGQWHQLKESPLIKFLVLASTFYMLSTLEGSIQAIKSVNALAHFTDWIVGHVHDGVLGWVGFTLIASMYHMVPRMFKREIYSAKLMDFQFWIMTLGIVLYFSSMWIAGITQGMMWRDVDQYGNLTYQFIDTVRVLIPYYNIRGVGGIMYLIGFIIFAYNVFMTITAGRKLEREPNYATPMAK; from the coding sequence ATGCAAGAGAGCACGCCTTTAAGCTATGATTATTCCATAAGTAAGTTATTTCTCTATGCGATGATTGCTTTTGGGATAGTGGGAATGTTGATAGGAATTGTTCTAGCTTTTGAGCTGTCTTTTCCGGGGCTTAACTATATTGCTGGGGAATATGGTTTGTTTGGTCGTTTGCGTCCTTTGCACACTAATGCTGTGATTTATGGTTTCACGCTTGGTGGTATTTGGGCGAGCTGGTATTATATCGGTCAAAGGGTGCTTAAAATCACTTATCATCAGCATCCATTTTTAAAATTCATAGGATTATTACATTTTTGGCTATGGATTGTATTGCTAGTTTTAGCAGTTATTAGTCTTTTTGCCGGTGTTAATCAAACCAAAGAATATGCAGAACTTATGTGGCCTTTGGACATTTTAGTAGTCATTGTTTGGGTGCTATGGGGGATTAGCATGTTTGGGAGTATGGGGGTAAGAAGAGAGAATACTATTTATGTATCCTTATGGTATTACATTGCTACTTATGTAGGCATTGCTGTGATGTATATTTTCAATAATCTTTCTATTCCTACTTATTTTGTGGCTGATGTGGGAAGTATTTGGCATTCTATCTCTATGTATTCAGGCAGTAATGATGCGCTTGTGCAATGGTGGTGGGGACATAATGCAGTAGCCTTTGTTTTTACTAGCGGATTGATTGGCACTATTTATTATTTCTTGCCCAAAGAGAGTGGTCAGCCTATTTTCTCTTATAAACTCACTTTATTTTCCTTTTGGAGCTTGATGTTTGTTTATATTTGGGCAGGCGGACACCACTTGATTTATTCTACCGTTCCTGATTGGGTGCAAACTCTCTCTAGTGTATTTTCAGTGGTATTGATTTTGCCTTCTTGGGGAACAGCCATTAATATGCTATTAACCATGCGTGGTCAATGGCATCAATTAAAAGAAAGCCCTTTAATTAAATTCTTAGTGCTTGCATCAACATTCTATATGCTTTCTACTTTAGAGGGGTCTATCCAAGCTATTAAGAGCGTGAATGCTTTAGCACACTTTACCGATTGGATTGTAGGGCATGTGCATGATGGTGTGCTTGGTTGGGTAGGATTCACCCTAATTGCAAGTATGTATCATATGGTGCCTAGAATGTTTAAAAGAGAGATTTATTCAGCAAAACTTATGGATTTCCAATTTTGGATTATGACTTTAGGGATTGTGCTTTATTTCTCTTCTATGTGGATTGCAGGAATCACGCAAGGTATGATGTGGAGAGATGTGGATCAATATGGAAATCTCACTTATCAATTCATTGATACCGTTAGAGTTTTGATTCCTTATTATAATATTAGGGGCGTTGGAGGCATTATGTATTTGATTGGATTTATTATCTTTGCTTACAATGTATTTATGACCATTACAGCGGGCAGAAAATTAGAGCGTGAGCCTAATTATGCTACACCTATGGCTAAGTAA
- a CDS encoding cytochrome c oxidase, cbb3-type, CcoQ subunit, translating into MDLESVRAFAYVFFTILFTLFLYAYIINMYRQQRKGVVDYERYGYLVLNDTLEDELIEPRHKSVVTKES; encoded by the coding sequence ATGGATTTAGAGAGTGTGAGAGCTTTTGCTTATGTGTTTTTTACCATTCTTTTCACGCTTTTTCTTTATGCTTACATTATTAACATGTATAGACAACAAAGAAAGGGTGTAGTGGATTATGAGCGCTATGGGTATTTAGTGCTTAATGATACCTTAGAAGATGAATTGATTGAACCACGCCATAAGAGCGTAGTAACAAAGGAAAGCTAA
- a CDS encoding adenine-specific DNA glycosylase translates to MQVLHNALLKWYEKHGRKSLPFRNLKGINAPYEIYISEVMSQQTQINTVVERFYSPFLHAFPTLKDLANAPLEEVLLLWRGLGYYSRAKNLKKSAEICVKAYHSQLPNDYQSLIKLPGIGAYTANAILCFGFREKVACVDANIKRVLLRLFSLDLDISTKALQTKANEFLNIQESFNHNQALIDIGALICTPKPKCEICPFNNHCLGKNNLDKHTIKKKQEIIQEERYLGIVIQNNQIALQKVEQKLYFGMHHFPSLKENLQFKLPFLGALKHSHTKFKLNLKLYLASDEDLEFPFSFYSAKDLETLPISSMTLKILNFLKEKNLFMA, encoded by the coding sequence TTGCAAGTTTTACACAATGCCCTTTTAAAATGGTATGAAAAACATGGGCGAAAATCCTTGCCCTTTAGGAATCTAAAAGGAATAAATGCTCCTTATGAAATCTATATTAGTGAAGTAATGAGCCAACAAACCCAAATTAACACCGTAGTTGAACGCTTTTATTCTCCTTTTTTGCACGCTTTTCCTACCTTAAAAGACTTAGCTAATGCCCCATTAGAGGAAGTTTTATTGCTCTGGCGTGGTTTAGGCTATTACTCAAGGGCAAAAAATTTAAAAAAAAGCGCTGAAATCTGTGTGAAAGCTTATCATTCACAATTACCTAATGACTATCAAAGCCTAATTAAACTCCCCGGAATTGGCGCATACACCGCTAATGCGATTTTATGCTTTGGCTTTAGAGAAAAAGTCGCATGTGTAGATGCCAATATCAAAAGAGTGCTTTTAAGGCTTTTTTCTTTAGATTTAGATATAAGCACCAAAGCCTTACAAACAAAGGCTAATGAGTTTCTTAATATTCAAGAGAGTTTTAATCACAACCAAGCCCTTATTGATATAGGCGCTCTAATTTGCACGCCTAAACCAAAATGTGAAATTTGCCCCTTTAACAATCATTGCTTGGGTAAAAACAACCTAGACAAACACACTATTAAGAAAAAACAAGAAATTATTCAAGAAGAACGCTATCTAGGAATCGTCATTCAAAATAATCAAATTGCCTTGCAAAAAGTAGAACAAAAGCTTTATTTTGGCATGCACCATTTCCCTAGCTTAAAAGAAAACTTGCAATTTAAACTCCCTTTTTTAGGAGCTCTAAAACATAGCCATACCAAGTTTAAACTCAATTTAAAACTCTACTTAGCTAGTGATGAAGACTTAGAATTTCCCTTTAGTTTCTATAGCGCTAAAGATTTAGAAACCTTGCCTATAAGCTCTATGACGCTTAAGATTTTGAACTTTTTAAAAGAAAAGAATTTGTTTATGGCTTAA
- a CDS encoding DUF4006 family protein produces the protein MKFLNGLLGNLILVAVLLCIVAFFACKAIQVQKEQATNFYRYKDANALEMKSSKNYENYELVK, from the coding sequence ATGAAGTTTTTGAATGGATTATTAGGAAATTTGATTTTAGTAGCAGTGCTTTTGTGTATAGTGGCATTTTTTGCTTGCAAGGCAATCCAAGTTCAAAAAGAGCAGGCTACAAACTTTTATCGCTATAAAGATGCGAATGCTTTAGAGATGAAAAGCTCTAAAAATTACGAGAACTATGAGCTAGTGAAGTAA
- the ccoP gene encoding cytochrome-c oxidase, cbb3-type subunit III has protein sequence MEFLSDNINVFGLVAALVILVLTIYESSSLIKEMRDSKSQGELMDNGHLFDGIGEFANNIPVGWVVSFMCVIVYAFWYFFFGYPLNSFSQIGQYNEEVKQYNKKFEEKWKNLGQKELVDMGQGIFLVHCSQCHGVTAEGLHNSAQNLVHWGKEEGIMDTIKHGSKGMDYLAGEMPAMDMDEKDAKAIASYVMAEISSVKKTKNPQLIDKGKELFESAGCAGCHGSDGKGLQDNQVFAANLTTYGAEGFLRNVLTHGKRGNIGHMPSFKYKNFNDLQVKALAEFIKSLQPLED, from the coding sequence ATGGAATTTTTAAGCGATAATATCAATGTTTTTGGCTTAGTTGCCGCCCTTGTGATTTTGGTGCTAACTATTTATGAATCAAGCTCACTCATTAAAGAAATGCGTGATAGTAAGTCTCAAGGTGAGCTTATGGATAATGGGCATTTATTTGATGGAATAGGGGAGTTTGCTAACAACATTCCTGTAGGTTGGGTAGTAAGCTTTATGTGTGTGATTGTATATGCTTTTTGGTATTTCTTTTTTGGGTATCCGCTCAATAGCTTTTCTCAAATTGGGCAATATAATGAAGAAGTCAAGCAATACAACAAAAAGTTTGAAGAAAAATGGAAAAACTTGGGTCAAAAAGAGCTTGTAGATATGGGTCAAGGAATCTTCTTGGTGCATTGTTCGCAATGTCATGGTGTAACAGCTGAAGGCTTACATAATAGCGCTCAAAACTTGGTGCATTGGGGCAAGGAAGAGGGCATTATGGATACGATTAAGCATGGTTCTAAAGGCATGGACTATTTAGCTGGGGAAATGCCAGCTATGGATATGGACGAAAAAGATGCTAAAGCCATTGCAAGTTATGTTATGGCTGAAATTTCTAGCGTCAAAAAGACTAAAAACCCTCAACTTATTGATAAGGGCAAGGAATTATTTGAGAGTGCAGGCTGTGCGGGTTGTCATGGAAGTGATGGCAAGGGATTACAAGATAATCAAGTTTTTGCGGCTAACTTGACTACTTATGGCGCAGAGGGCTTTTTAAGAAATGTTCTAACACATGGCAAGAGAGGCAATATTGGGCATATGCCGTCGTTTAAATATAAGAATTTCAATGATTTGCAAGTTAAGGCATTAGCTGAATTTATCAAATCATTGCAACCTTTAGAAGATTAA
- a CDS encoding TerB family tellurite resistance protein, protein MFLHFLNQEQQGVLLYLTKEVMHSDGRDHELQLAQIEILSKQCENGVEERKISLEELSPIFTENKAKHSLLLELIGVALADSRWHENEKALIEKYAHKMGVSEQKVEELKNWVLKQMELYSQAISLLD, encoded by the coding sequence ATGTTTTTACATTTTTTAAATCAAGAACAGCAGGGAGTGTTGCTCTATTTGACTAAGGAAGTCATGCATAGTGATGGGAGAGACCACGAACTGCAACTAGCACAAATTGAGATTTTAAGCAAGCAATGTGAAAATGGTGTTGAAGAAAGAAAAATCAGCCTAGAAGAACTAAGCCCTATTTTTACAGAAAATAAAGCTAAGCATAGCTTACTTTTAGAGCTAATTGGTGTTGCCCTAGCTGATAGCAGATGGCATGAAAATGAAAAAGCTCTCATTGAAAAATACGCACACAAAATGGGTGTGAGCGAGCAAAAAGTAGAAGAGCTTAAAAATTGGGTTTTAAAACAAATGGAGCTTTATTCACAAGCTATCAGTCTTTTGGATTAA
- a CDS encoding L-lactate permease gives MQSVVEFHQVYDPLGNIWLSALVAVLPIVLFFLSLIVFKLKGYSAAFLSVLLSAIIAVLVYKMPVSMVGSSFVYGFLYGLWPIAWIIIAAIFLYKLSVKSGYFEILKESVQSITLDHRILVILIGFCFGSFLEGAIGFGGPIAITAAILVGLGLSPLYAAGLCLIANTAPVAFGAVGIPITAMAGAVGVPAIMISAMTGKILFFVSLIVPFFIVFLMDGFRGIKETFPAVFIAAGTFAITQFLSSNYLGPELPGIISAIVSLVCTAVFLRFWQPKHIFRSDGKEVELAKHNHHVCKIFVAWAPFVILIVTIVLWTQPWFKALFKEGGALAFSNFYFEFETISRKIFKSAPFLVEGKDPSDAVIFKFPLINTVGTSIFLAALVSMLVLRVKASEAIGVFGETLKEMRFPILTIGLVLSFAFVSNYSGISATLALALTHTGQAFTFFSPIIGWVGVFLTGSDTSSNLLFGALQQLTAERLGIPEVLTLTANTVGGTLGKMISPQSIAIACAAVGLAGKESDLFKFTVKYSIIFVILMGVVISAIAYLIPDAVPVAPHL, from the coding sequence GTGCAATCTGTTGTTGAATTTCATCAAGTCTATGACCCTTTGGGTAATATATGGTTGAGCGCTTTAGTAGCGGTGTTACCCATTGTGTTATTTTTCTTATCATTGATTGTATTTAAACTAAAGGGCTATAGCGCAGCGTTTTTAAGCGTGTTGCTTTCAGCCATTATTGCAGTGTTGGTGTATAAAATGCCCGTAAGTATGGTTGGCTCTAGTTTTGTTTATGGGTTTTTATATGGTTTGTGGCCAATTGCTTGGATTATTATTGCGGCAATTTTCTTATACAAGTTGAGCGTAAAATCAGGCTATTTTGAAATCTTAAAAGAAAGCGTGCAATCCATTACCTTAGACCATAGAATTTTAGTGATTTTAATTGGTTTTTGTTTTGGCTCATTTTTAGAAGGGGCTATTGGTTTTGGTGGGCCTATTGCTATTACAGCAGCTATTTTAGTGGGATTAGGACTAAGCCCCTTATATGCCGCTGGATTATGTTTGATTGCAAATACCGCCCCTGTAGCTTTTGGAGCAGTAGGTATTCCTATAACAGCTATGGCAGGAGCAGTAGGCGTGCCAGCGATTATGATTTCAGCAATGACAGGTAAAATCCTCTTTTTTGTAAGCTTGATTGTGCCATTTTTTATTGTGTTTTTAATGGATGGCTTTAGGGGTATTAAAGAGACTTTCCCAGCGGTCTTTATTGCGGCAGGAACTTTTGCTATCACGCAGTTTTTAAGCTCTAATTATCTAGGGCCAGAATTACCGGGCATTATTTCAGCAATTGTTTCATTGGTTTGCACAGCGGTATTTTTGAGATTTTGGCAACCAAAGCATATCTTTAGAAGTGATGGCAAGGAAGTAGAATTAGCTAAGCACAATCATCATGTGTGCAAAATTTTTGTTGCATGGGCTCCGTTTGTGATTCTAATTGTAACGATTGTATTATGGACGCAACCTTGGTTTAAAGCCTTGTTTAAAGAGGGTGGGGCATTAGCATTTTCTAACTTCTATTTTGAGTTTGAAACCATTAGTAGAAAAATCTTTAAAAGCGCACCATTCTTAGTAGAGGGTAAAGACCCAAGCGATGCAGTGATTTTTAAATTCCCTTTAATTAACACCGTGGGAACTTCAATTTTCTTAGCAGCTCTAGTTAGCATGCTTGTTTTAAGGGTAAAAGCTAGTGAGGCGATTGGAGTATTTGGAGAGACCTTAAAAGAAATGCGCTTTCCTATTCTTACCATTGGTTTGGTATTAAGCTTTGCCTTTGTGTCTAATTACAGCGGAATTTCTGCTACTTTGGCTCTAGCGCTTACTCATACGGGTCAGGCTTTCACTTTCTTCTCGCCCATTATTGGTTGGGTAGGAGTATTTTTAACCGGAAGTGATACAAGCTCTAACTTGCTCTTTGGTGCTTTACAACAACTTACTGCTGAGAGATTGGGTATCCCTGAAGTTCTAACTTTAACAGCAAATACGGTTGGTGGCACTCTAGGCAAGATGATTAGCCCACAAAGTATTGCCATTGCATGTGCAGCGGTAGGATTAGCTGGTAAAGAGAGTGATTTATTCAAATTCACAGTGAAATACTCTATTATCTTTGTGATTCTTATGGGTGTAGTAATTAGTGCGATTGCGTATTTGATTCCCGATGCAGTGCCTGTTGCTCCACATCTTTAA
- the ccoO gene encoding cytochrome-c oxidase, cbb3-type subunit II, producing MFSFLEKNPFFFTLAFLFVFSIAGLVEILPNFFKSARPIEGLRPYSVLEIAGRQIYMKEGCYNCHSQLIRPFQAEVDRYGAYSLSGEYAYDRPFLWGSKRIGPDLHRVGDYRTTDWHEKHMLDPQSVVPHSIMPAYQHLFKKKSDFETAYADALTQKKVFGVPYDAENGVKLGTLEEAKKAYLEEAKKITEDMKDKRVLEAISKGEVPEIVALIAYLNSLGNARITTKK from the coding sequence ATGTTTAGCTTTTTAGAAAAGAACCCATTCTTCTTTACTTTGGCGTTTTTGTTTGTGTTTTCTATTGCTGGATTAGTTGAGATTTTGCCTAACTTCTTTAAATCGGCTCGCCCCATTGAGGGCTTACGCCCTTATAGCGTTTTAGAGATAGCTGGAAGACAAATCTATATGAAAGAGGGTTGTTATAATTGCCATTCGCAACTTATTCGCCCTTTCCAAGCTGAAGTAGATAGATATGGTGCGTATAGCTTGAGCGGAGAATATGCCTATGATAGACCTTTCTTATGGGGTTCAAAAAGAATTGGCCCTGATTTGCATAGGGTAGGGGATTATCGCACAACTGATTGGCATGAAAAGCATATGCTTGACCCACAAAGCGTTGTGCCTCATAGCATTATGCCGGCTTATCAACATCTATTTAAGAAAAAAAGTGATTTTGAGACCGCCTATGCTGATGCTTTAACCCAAAAGAAAGTCTTTGGCGTGCCTTATGATGCAGAAAATGGTGTCAAATTAGGCACTTTAGAAGAGGCTAAAAAAGCGTATTTAGAAGAGGCTAAGAAAATTACAGAAGACATGAAAGATAAGCGGGTATTAGAGGCAATTTCAAAGGGCGAAGTGCCAGAGATTGTAGCCTTGATTGCTTATTTGAATAGTTTGGGTAATGCTAGAATTACCACAAAGAAATAG